In the genome of Thermoproteus tenax Kra 1, the window ATACAACGTAAAACACGACAAATAGGACGGGGCGGTAGGTGCCACCCCGTCTAGACCCGCGGCGCGGTGCTCTCTCACATTTATCCAGCGGCGCCGGCGTCTCAGCCGCAACCGCGGCTCGGCCTGATCGATTCACGACGCCGGCGTCATCCCAGGTGCGTAGCTAGAAGACCTCGGGTCCCCCCTATCAGCTGGCCCTGGCTCCAGGCTCTTTGGACCCTGGCTGTAGGCGCCGGCGGCTTGGGGCGTAGATACGTCGGACGACGAAATGCTATAGCATTACGAAGAAAACTATTTAATCAGCTCCTTACTGTCATAAAGGCCCCGGTAGCTCAGCCTGGTGGAGCGCCTCACTGGTAATGGTGGTTGACCGCCTAGTGAGGAGGTCCCGGGTTCGAATCCCGGCCGGGGCTCTGGCTTTCCCTTTCATCTACGGTGTGTGAAATCGTTTGTGTCTACCCCCTACAGACTTCTTTGAAACGATGGGCTTCAGTTCTACTCTGCGGCTATCTCTTTGGCTTGAGCCTCCCGTAGGCTTGTATGCCCATTTTGTTATGGTGGGCTTCCTCGGTGGGACCTCCTCTACAGCCCCCGCCCTCTTCTTCGGCAAACTCCCAGTTGGCGACGCGGCCCTATGTAGCACATGCCCCGAACCTCCTCGAGTTAGCCAGCGACGCCTAGCCCCTGCCCAGGCGAAGCTAGAGCTGGCTGGGTGGCGGAATACGTCATAAGATGTAGAAAGAATAAACCTGTCCTTAAGTATGCCCTCGCCTTTATGACTAGGGCGGCGAGTTTGCGACAGCTTCTCCGGCCTCGGCCAACGCCGCTACTTACCTTTGTCCTCGTGGTCGGGGCCTACGTAGGGCTCCAGGGGTCTATAAGATAAATATCGCTTATGGGGAGGCTGAGGCGGGCTCGACGTAGTTTATCCAATATGCGAGGAATCTAAAACGAGCAGCCCAGCGCTTCATCAGCCGCTGAGGTCATCCCTTGGGCTCCGCCAAGGTGGGTAGACGCCTTCGTCGCGCGGGGGACGGCCGAGAGGGTAACACAGAGGCGCGGAAGCCTCCGTGGAGCTCCGCCTAGTTGGCCCTGAACAGGCAAAGGGGCGGCGGAGGGCGCGCCTAACGTGCCGAGAGGCGCCGAGGTCCTTAGTTTTATATTTAGAACAAATCCCCTTTAATCTAGAGCAATAGATCCACGAGAATAATCCTTTTTAAGTTCGAAATATGAAACTAGGCGATGGAGTACAAACTTGGGAGTAGATTGTCTGAGCTGAGGAAGAGGAGGGGCCTCAGCCTTTCGCAGTTGGCCAGATTGGCGGGCATCTCGAAATCGACTCTGTGGGAAATAGAAAACGATAGAATAAGCCCCTCCGTTAACACGCTCTGGGCCATTGCCAATGCCCTGGGCGTTCCCTTCGGCGAACTCGTAACCTACGACATTGTCGTTAAAGACGAGGGAGTCGAAGTTCGGTTAATAGAACGTGTAGAGAATAAGGAGGTCTACCTAATGAAGCTACGCTCCCACGTAATAAAGCGCTCTGAGCCCCACAGAAACTCGCCGATCGAAATAGTACAGGTCATTAAAGGGGCGATGATCGTCGGGAGCAGAGACAATCTATCCTTAGTCGGCGAGGGGGATTTTGCAAAGTTCTACGGAGGCAGGGAGCACCTCTACATGGCCGTAGGAGGCGACGCGGAGGCCGTTGTAACATTAATCTATGGCTCAAAAGATGAATCACCAACAATTCACTATAAAAACATTAGAAAAGTAAATATTCCCAGATATAGAGATTTAATAGATGAAAACGTTGAAAACAATTTTTTAAAAATTCTGATCAACGCAGTAAATAGACTCCGGACAATTGAGGGGTTGGAGGGGAGTTTAACAGCCGATGTGCTTAATGCAGAAATACTAACGCTTGGGGGGAAGTTGACAATTCCCAAGGCGGTGAGGGAGGGCGCGAGAAAGCTCAGCCAAAACGCAAGATCGTCTGAGCGCCTATATGAGCTGCTACGCCCAGGCTACGCAGAGCAGGTGATCTACGTCGCATATGAACTAGAGAGAAGGGGTATCAGAGACGTTCTGAGCTTAGGCTGCGGCCCGGCGTATCGCGAGAGGATGTTGAAGGAGATATTGAACTTGGGCATAACTTGCGTAGAGGCTCCCAAAAAGGCAACCTCCACATTCCCAACGCTGGACGAACTACCGGAGGAGGCGGGCGCAGTCGTCTCATTCGGCTCCTCCCACTACATCGACGTCCTCGAGCTGACCTCCCGGTTGAGTAGGGGAGGGGTTTTGATAGTGGCCGACGAGTTTATAGATCACTTCGCCAGCGAGAAGGCGAGGAAGTTGAACGTAGTTAAGCACCACTTGGTGTATTTGCTCGATATACCGCTGGAGGCTTTTCGAGAGGAACTGCTTTCGGCATACAACGCGGCCGCTGAGGGAAAACTGAGGACTGCACTGAACATCTTATCTAGGGTTTACGTCGATATTAGCGAGGGGATTAAAGGCGAGGGCGGCACCGACGAGGAGAAAGCCTTCTCGAACTTCTACCGCCTAGAGCTGACGTCGCTGCTGCTAGGCGTTATCGAGGAGAGGAAGACGTCAGTTGTAAAGTTCGTCTCCGAGGCCGCCGGGCGTGGCCTGAGGCTTGAGTCCCACTACAAGGTCTATTCAACTGGCGAGGGGAAGTTTGGAGGCGGGGCCCACGTGTTGGCGTTCAGAAGGGTATGAACAAAAAGGCGGAGGGCATACTCGAAATGGTTGTAACCACAGCGATCTGGGGTAGCGTATCTATTCTCTCAATATACTCCGGCCTGCCGTCTCCCGTGTTTGTGTTTTTCAGAGTCTTCTTCACAGCCCTCTCTCTGCTCCTGCTCCTCAGAAACGTCAAGGTCCAGCTGTTGAGGGATAGGCTCATCGCGGCTTCAGGCGTGTTTTTGGCGCTTAACTGGATCTTCCTATTCTACTCCGTGGCGATGCTCCCAGTTTCTATTGCTGTTATGATCTACTACACGGGGCCCGTCTTCTCCATGTTCGTGATGCACTTCATCGGTGAAAAATTGAGTCGGGTTAAACTGCTGTCTGCAGCGATCTCGTTCGCCGGCCTTTCCGTCATAATAAATCCGTTTGTGACGATGGGTTCGGAGGGGGCTGGCGCGAGCTTAGGGCTTATTTTGGCGATTCTCAGCGGAGTGAGCTACGGCTTGCTAATAGTGTTTAACAAATTATCTGTTGGCAGATTGGCTAATCCGCTGGAGTTGGTGCTTTGCCAAACTTTGATATCGACCGCCATCACCTTCCCATTTCTGCTAATTCTGCATTTCGAGCTTAACGCCTACAGTATAGCTATTGTGCTAGTTTCAGCTCTAGTAAATACGCTACTGGCTTTATTCCTATGGTACGACGCCTTGAGGAAGATAAGCGTCCACACAGCCTCGATCCTTAGCTATTTAGACCCCGTATTTGCGACGCTCTTCGCCTACATCTTCCTGGGGCAGGTCCCGGCTAAGACAACGATGTTGGGGGGCGCGTTGATAATAATTGGCGGAGTAATGGCTATCCTTGAGGAGGTCGCTAAAGCGAAGAAGGGGGCGTGAGCATATGAGGGGGCTTCTTCTAGAGGTCCGCGCTTTCGGCGCAGACGGAGGGCTTAATACGCGTGTGAGGGGCAGTGTCCCACGACCGCGCCGACAGGGGACGCGCGCAGGCCGCCGGCCCACGCCCGAGGTATTGTGCCGATTGGGGCGCAGATGAGTCCCACGCAACGCCGGCGTTGCGCCCGAGGACAAACGGCTTTATATTCTAGTGTGGGATTAACTTGATGTCCGAGTTTGTTAAACCCATCTACGCCAGAGCCTTCTTCAATATGGACTCCACAGGCTTAGTAACACAGTTTATGGTCTTCTACTATTCAGACCCCAAGGCCTATTACGCAGGCCTCTCCAGAGAGGAGCTAGAGGAGGAGCTCGAGACCGCCCGGGAGAATATGCAGGCGTTTTTGGACGAGGAGGTCATCAAAATAAACGGCGAGAGGGTGAGGGCCAGAGTAGTGCGCGTCGATCTGGGGCTCATGACTATAAACTTGGCCCACATGACCTTCCTCATAGACTTCAAGGGGAATCTCAAGAGGGGGCTCAACGTCTACGAAGATATCTACGAGGAGGAGGTCGCCGAATATCCCTACGAGTTCCTCTGGCGCTTTCCGGGGCGCATTGTGAGGGCTACCGTCGCCGGCCGTTTGACGGTCGAAGGCGGAGTTCTCCACGTGAAGGTGCCCGCTGGGACTAAAGTGGGGGGCAGCGAGAGAGTGGAGTTCCTCTTGGACTAGTCTAGGACGGCCTTCCCGCCTTTCAATACGCCGTAGTTGCTCACGAGCCACCTGTTCTTGATCTGCCTAGTTATCACCGCCTTGTCGCCCTGCTCGGCGACGACGGCCTTCCTCAGAGCGATAGTTGCAACGTCCTTTCGGACGGACTGCACTACTCCGAACACCGTCGCTGAGCCTATGGACACTAAAACGGTCTCCCCCTGTTTTAGTGGCTCGGGCCTCTCCCCATGCCTCGGGAGCTCCTTCACCTCCAGCTCGAGGACTGTCCAGACCGGCGGCAGCGTGCCCGGCTTCCCCGCCACTGAGCCCGCCAGCGCATCGGCCTTAGTCAAGGCGGGGTCCAGCGTCGTCATCAATCCCACGAGCCCGCCCGGCCTGGCCTCCTCGGCCTTCTCTCCGCCGTACTCTATACCGACGACTTTAGTCAACAGAGGCTGATACGGCGCATTGGGCTTGTCCACTTTGAGCCCCGGCCTTATCTCTATCTCGTCGCCGAGCCTCACTGCGCCCTGCAACAACGTGCCCCCCAACACGCCTCCCCTCAGCTTCTCCACGGGAGTCCCAGGCGGATTGACGTTGAAGCTCCTGAGGACGGACATACGCGCCGGCTTGGACAGATCGGCCTCCCTCTTGGGGGTTATCCGCTCTATATACATGGCCAGGGCGTCTATGTTGACCTTGTGGAGCGCCGAGACTGGGACTACGGGCGACCTCTCGGCCCACGTCCCGCCCAAGAACTTCTTTATCTGGCCGTAGTTCTCCAGAGCCTTCTCCTTGGGAACTAAGTCGACCTTGTTCTGCGCCACCACCATGTTTCTGACGCCGATTATGTCCAACACGGCGAAGTGTTCGGCCGTCTGAGGCTGGGGGACCGACATCGTGGCGTCTATGACCATGAGGGCCGCGTCGACTGCGGCGGCCCCCGACACCATTGTGGCGATCAACACCTCGTGGCCTGGCACGTCCAAGATGGAGATCTTTCTGCGCAGCTTGGGCTCCGACCCGTCGGGGCACTTGCCCTTGTCCAACAGCCCGTCAGTGAGGGGGTACTCCGATCCTGGGCAGTCGTATATGCCGATCTGAGTATAGCCCAACTTTATCGTCATAGCCTTCTTGACCTCATCGCTGTGGCGCGCCACCCAGACCCCAGAGAGCGCGTAGACTACGCTGGTCTTGCCCGCGTCAACGTGGCCTGCAGTCGATATTATCCCATCGGGGTAGACGAAGCCCATGATCCCATAAAAGCAAGAGTATAAAACCCTGCCGCCTGTCCTTAGGCGCCCATCGCCGGCGTTGTGTCCAGGGACTTCCCCCTCGCCTGCGCCTCAACCGGCGGAGGCGCACGGCGGTTAGACCGCCGGCCTATGCCGGAGAGCCGACGCCCGAGCCCTCGGAGACTCCTCGCCCTCCCGTCCCCCGTCGGGCCCGCGCCGGCGGCGCATCTCTCCGCCGGAGGCTGATCTGTCCACGCCCGCCTC includes:
- a CDS encoding XRE family transcriptional regulator; the encoded protein is MEYKLGSRLSELRKRRGLSLSQLARLAGISKSTLWEIENDRISPSVNTLWAIANALGVPFGELVTYDIVVKDEGVEVRLIERVENKEVYLMKLRSHVIKRSEPHRNSPIEIVQVIKGAMIVGSRDNLSLVGEGDFAKFYGGREHLYMAVGGDAEAVVTLIYGSKDESPTIHYKNIRKVNIPRYRDLIDENVENNFLKILINAVNRLRTIEGLEGSLTADVLNAEILTLGGKLTIPKAVREGARKLSQNARSSERLYELLRPGYAEQVIYVAYELERRGIRDVLSLGCGPAYRERMLKEILNLGITCVEAPKKATSTFPTLDELPEEAGAVVSFGSSHYIDVLELTSRLSRGGVLIVADEFIDHFASEKARKLNVVKHHLVYLLDIPLEAFREELLSAYNAAAEGKLRTALNILSRVYVDISEGIKGEGGTDEEKAFSNFYRLELTSLLLGVIEERKTSVVKFVSEAAGRGLRLESHYKVYSTGEGKFGGGAHVLAFRRV
- a CDS encoding DMT family transporter, with the translated sequence MNKKAEGILEMVVTTAIWGSVSILSIYSGLPSPVFVFFRVFFTALSLLLLLRNVKVQLLRDRLIAASGVFLALNWIFLFYSVAMLPVSIAVMIYYTGPVFSMFVMHFIGEKLSRVKLLSAAISFAGLSVIINPFVTMGSEGAGASLGLILAILSGVSYGLLIVFNKLSVGRLANPLELVLCQTLISTAITFPFLLILHFELNAYSIAIVLVSALVNTLLALFLWYDALRKISVHTASILSYLDPVFATLFAYIFLGQVPAKTTMLGGALIIIGGVMAILEEVAKAKKGA
- a CDS encoding translation initiation factor IF-2 subunit gamma gives rise to the protein MGFVYPDGIISTAGHVDAGKTSVVYALSGVWVARHSDEVKKAMTIKLGYTQIGIYDCPGSEYPLTDGLLDKGKCPDGSEPKLRRKISILDVPGHEVLIATMVSGAAAVDAALMVIDATMSVPQPQTAEHFAVLDIIGVRNMVVAQNKVDLVPKEKALENYGQIKKFLGGTWAERSPVVPVSALHKVNIDALAMYIERITPKREADLSKPARMSVLRSFNVNPPGTPVEKLRGGVLGGTLLQGAVRLGDEIEIRPGLKVDKPNAPYQPLLTKVVGIEYGGEKAEEARPGGLVGLMTTLDPALTKADALAGSVAGKPGTLPPVWTVLELEVKELPRHGERPEPLKQGETVLVSIGSATVFGVVQSVRKDVATIALRKAVVAEQGDKAVITRQIKNRWLVSNYGVLKGGKAVLD